A window of Platichthys flesus chromosome 23, fPlaFle2.1, whole genome shotgun sequence contains these coding sequences:
- the mtpn gene encoding myotrophin produces MGDKELMWALKTGDLDEVKAKLETAEDANRTLEGGRKPLHYAADFGQTDVVEFLISKGADVNAPDKHSLTPLISACLEGHISCVKVLLEKGADKDCKGPDGMSAFEAAESDAIKALLK; encoded by the exons ATGGGCGACAAAGAGCTGATGTGGGCACTGAAGACCGGGGACCTGGACGAGGTCAAAGCCAAACTGGAGACG GCTGAAGATGCCAACCGGACCCTGGAGGGTGGGAGGAAGCCTCTGCACTATGCTGCTGACTTCGGTCAGACAGATGTTGTGGAGTTCCTCATTTCTAAGGGAGCAGATGTCAAC GCTCCTGACAAACACAGCTTAACTCCACTGATCTCTGCCTGTTTAGAGGGTCACATCTCCTGTGTCAAGGTCCTGCTAGAAAAG GGAGCTGACAAAGACTGTAAAGGACCGGACGGCATGAGTGCCTTTGAAGCTGCCGAGAGCGACGCCATCAAGGCGCTGCTCAAGTGA